The following DNA comes from Ascaphus truei isolate aAscTru1 chromosome 1, aAscTru1.hap1, whole genome shotgun sequence.
gagtcagtgtgtgtatatgtgtgtgtcagacagtgtgtgtgtcagtcagtgtgtgtgtatgtgtgtcagtcagtgtgtgtgtgtgtgtgtcagtcagtgtatgctTCCTGCGGTTTCTTGCCTGAGGATAGCTGGTCAACTCCCCGGCAATGATCGTACTCAGGTGACCCACAGAgaagcactcctctctcaccccgatACCCTCCATCAGGTGGTTGTGTCCTGAAACCAGGCTCCGGATGTGAAGCTGTAGctcggggggcaaggagggcagctcCACGTCCCCCAGCCCCAGGATCCTCTTCTTGTCCGGCCAGCTGCAGTTGAGAGCCTGCAGTTCTCCGCCAGGtagcagcgggaagagagaggagaaggccggGGCCAGCAATAGGTGCGGGGCGATCGGGGCCAGCAGCAGCGGCGCCCACATCACCTCAGCCATGAAGTTCATGTTCCCCATCCACTCGCACAGCTGGTCCTCCAGCTGCTGGTGGCCCCCTCGGCCTCCCCGGGCCTCACTGCCGTCACCAGCACGCAGTACTGGAAGGAGCTCTGGCTCACCACGTCCTGCACCACGTCCAGGGCGCGGCCCCGCAGCGTGCAGCTCACCACGAACAGAGCCTTCGGCTGCACCAGTGCAGGATCTCGGCGCTCGTTAGGAGCTGTGGCGGCGGTGAGTAAATGTtgagcggaggaggaggaggggggttaaGCCATCCTCCTTATTCAACCAGCAGCGCAAGGAGATCTCCGAGCCGTGGCGTCCatgagcgtcgccatgactaccgcgcatgcgcggcatgtcagcgggcgcgggCAGTGGCGGCAGTTAGGAGCAGCGGCAACGGATGTGTGGGagcaggcgtgtggggggagggggatgtggagccgtgacgtcacttccgtttcacatttcgcccccaactctccAGTTTTaacccatcagaataggtgccactaaaaaagtttcacttcaaaaacattggTTAAGCAAACATAAAATTAAAATGATACAAAGTTACCAGAGGCTCTTGTGCGTTGTGAATGCAGCTGTTAGCAAAGACAACAAAAGTAGCAGTACTGTGGTTAAGGCAATGCTAATAGGGAAAACTCCCACTCTCAGCTCGTCAGTGCAGGCCGTAAAGTTACCAGAAGCTCCTTGTGCATTGTAAATGTAACTGTTAACAAGGGCAACAAAAGTAGCAGTCTGTGGTTCAGGCAATGCTGATAGGGAAAGCACCCCCAGCTGATCCATCTCACGTCTGGCTCCACTCACCACCGGatagggaatgcacccgctcccGGCTAACTGCCCTCAGCTTGTACCGGTCAGGGAGGCACCCGCTCCCAGTATGATGTTTCAAGTGGTCCTGTGGCTTCACATTGAAAGATTCACAGACTCACAAAGCTGCAGACATAGAACACTACACTGCTCCGCCCAATCTATGAATGAATAAGTGCAAAAAAGCACCAAAAAGgggaatttattataaaaagtacTAAATAGCAAGATATATATGTAaagtaaaaatggaataaaaaacacacaatctatttcctatccaacgcgtttcgtatcaTAAAagatacttcatcagggaatggtCAGTGGTTGTTATGAGCAACCTGGCAAGATAGTTGTGAGAATGGGCTTAAAACACCAGTAGCGGCTTTGAGGAAGAATATcgattaaaaaatacaataggaaaataaaacacaaatgtatacaggcataccccgcattaacgtacgcaatgggaccggagcatgtatgtaaagcgaaaatgtacttaaagtgaacactcccttttccccacttatcgatgcatgcacagtacggcaatcgtcatatccgtgcataactgaagtaaataacgcatgtgtaacagactctatagtctccccgcttgcgcacagcttcggtacaggtagggagctggtattgctgttcaggacgtgctgacaggcgcatgcgccagctgctgtttgcctattgggcgattatgtccttactcgtgagtgtccttaaaccggggtatgcctgtatcaggTCAGTAACATTTCAAGTAATTTTGGAATTTGAAATACTTTCATAGAGGTCGCCCTTCATATCAGTGTGAAGTATACCTTCTAGTATGCCAACATTACttcaatatatattatgggctaaAGCTGATAATTATTAATAGCtgtattattgaaatccctgctctttgattggttaaaattctgggcattatccaatcggTAATGTCCCAGATTTTTTGGCACCCtgtcaagtttttcagccaatcagctttcagttctgcagagtgtgtttgtgtatgtagaggagggcctgcagtgtgtgtgtgtgtgtgtgtgtgtgtgtatggggggggagggggctgtgtgtatgtacaattcccttcccttttaataaacttgcagtaaaagcaaaataatgtagaccagcagtgcgcaaactggggggggggcgagattttttttgggggggcgcggccagttgcagaggtcccgcgctcttccctgggGCATTGAAATTAAATGCTTGGGGAACCGTGCGagccctctgcaacctctacttacagAGGTTCAGCTGTCTTCAGGACTCATGACCATGTTAACGTGACCTCAAATAACGCCGCGGGTCacgcgaggtaaggggggggtcgCAACATCGGAGGAGACCTGtcgggggggggcgcaggaaaaagagtttgcactcccctgatgTAGACAATCATGATGATAAAATTCTAtatcacataaaaaaaataagcctacatttagcctataatagtaataatcccctcagaacagggcattactggccaataatgccctggctgggttaaagtcaaTTACTACTTAATTTCAATGTAATAATGACCTCTTTAGTTCCACTCCACAATAGGTAGATACAATTTGCACATCTATTCCATGAAATGACCATGGATTGAAAAGAATTACTCTCGCTCCATATCCAATTATCATGAAAACAAAATCCTGCAAAGAAatgaactacatttctgacttgATTGTGATTCCATTGTATTTGAAGAAAAACGTCACAAGGGAGTTGAGTAATAATAAGTTATTAGTAAATATTGTTGTGCTTTCTTTGATGTTTATTTTGTGCTTTATTTGATTTGAAAAAATTGTGAGAGTGGTAGAAGTTCTTTGTATGTGACTGTATTTATGGTGATATTTACTAAAGTAAACAGCTGCAAAACAGTGCAAATGAATTGCCCCATATACTGTAAGTCAGGCGTGTGCAAACTTTTACGTttccacccccctgcctgctcgcgccccccctctttACCTTTGTCTCCGGCGATAAATGATGTAAGTGGGTCATGTGaccccgtgttgccatggcaatgtgatgtcacgtgaccctgcggcaccaattgacgctgcgttgccatggtgacgagGTGGACAAGACAAGGTAaaagaagttgcagaggcctcacgcgaccccccagcatttagtttaaatgtctTGTGggagcgcgtggggcctctgtaaccgctgcgccccgccccccctggaaaatcttgcgccccccagtttgcatacTCCTGCTGTAAGTCAAAGTAAACAAAAAAGCCATGTTTTGAATGGCAAATCTACTAGATATCGCAATTGCATGTATTTTTTCTTTAAGATATGCACATTTTTGAATATTTAATATAGTTAGCTGAAGTTAGTACATTTTGGGCATCCCAAATAGAGAGGGGTGAATTTGAATCTGCAgcggatcagccggttcctttggtccgcggatcaatctcaaaaagggcaatgCACGTTttgctgttattttttttttttttaattattattacgcTCCACGGATTCCACGACCCGTGGATGGACTCTTAAGGAACCGCCAAcgaattgtatccaatggtggtttttgatgaatctgtgGACTAAAACGGATTTAGGCGGATTCGCCTATCTCTACGCCCAAATACTGTAGTAGATGTATTTTTCTCTAACATTACATTTGTGATGCAATTGGGGTAACCTGGTTGCGCTAGTACACTGAATTGCTCTGCAAATCAAGGTATACAGAGTTCAAGTCCTAGATACAGTCTGATGGGTGTATGGTGCAATCTTCTTCAAGAGCTGTTCCCGAACCTCTTGTGATCCAAAGACACTATGGAGCTTATACTAGTAGCTTCGATGAAATCAGTGCCATATGGAACGGTTTGGCATGGCCTTACCTCATGATCTGACATTTGTGTCATCACGGTATTCggaaagagttatcgcaagtcagaaaccgtgaggtgggaaaatgccaaaaccgctcgggatagcagtgtctttatctcagcctttttctaatTTCTACCGCTGCAATCTTCCTGCAGTCTATaagaactgcacagagagagctgcctctccctgcactgctcttagaggcgatcacactgtttttatttaaaaatgaaatacaggcataccccgcattaacgtacgcaatgggaccggagcatgtatgtaaagcgaaaatgtacttaaagtgaagcactaccttttcccacttatcgatgcatgtactgtactgcaatcgttatatacgtgcataactgatgtaaataacgcatttgtaacaggctttatagtctccctgcttgcccacagcttcggtacaggtagggatccggtattgctgttcaggacgtgatgacatgtccatgcgtgagctgccgtttgcctattgggcgatatgtacttactcgcgagtgtacttaaagtgagtgtacttaaagcggggtatgcctgtaacagagtattgtagcagggggtctccggaagcagaaccacattaatttcagcctcgaggacctctgcttcctgagttacaggctctagttctgctctggagaccccctgcttcaatactgtgttattaaaataaaataaaaacagcttcattaacttagcggcctGCCGCGAAgacaatgaagtggttaaaccagaGTTCCTGGTTTCTTGGGTGTAGTGAGGGTGGGTGTaggaggtagttgccccagggtgggtagttaggcatTCCGGgtaggttgcgggaggagttaacccccttTACTTCCATAGCAGTGGTAACCGATATAGTAATGAATGggataacccctcccgcaactcaccagagaggcctaaccacccaccctggggcaactaccccattcacccccccccctctacccccaataaacattaaaatacaacaaccctactacccaccacctacccccctaacacatacagtacaataaagggcaaaattcctattatccagatctggataatagcacatttgcccattaaaaatcaaACAGTACCcatccagcataaagtaaattaaagttctacttacccctgccaggatgaaggccatccttgtcTTCCTCCtcgtcctccatgggcagcaacattacaataaaaaaacaaactactggccactaactccttaatcaccttggTGGATAGTacccactatagtaattaaggggttttccccactcccccactacccacccaggaagcCTAATCACCCTCCCCATGGCTAATACCCTCACACCCTACCCCCTccatccattgattgtcacagtggtaaaccatgcccccaatatgggcatggattgctacAGTGCCAATGagtgggcaagctaaaaaaaaaaaaacagccacaaaataaaacacatttaaataaaaacaaacattgcacaataaagccattgattgtgactgtggtaaaccatgtccACAATATTGGCATGGATTgtcacaatgacaatgaatggacAACTTACAAAAGAAACatcacaaaaatacaatacaagcattttcccaaaaatgcattggttgtcactgtgcttatctatacacagaaaggggcatagataagcacattggcagtcaatgggcaacctaaaaaaaatacacaatgaaataaaatacaatcaatgcgTTTCTTACATTTGCTGTCTTCACCCCCGTCCTACTCAGGCACCATCTCTTGGCCCACAGTGcatgctcctcaacagccgatgtgaagaagtccatgatcatatGTTGATAGAAGAGATGTCTCCAGTAAGTTTGTTTCTTCTTTCATTCTTTCTTCTCTTCTGCCTTCAATGCTGTATAATCCAAAAGGTTCAGAGATGTTGCCCTGTCATCTTGgcttcaaatgagatgggacaggccttatataaggcctgtgatgtcacatttgagtgtcaaatggtacaccccaatccgattggctggtgtaccatgtgacgggttcccttttttttaaactcaatttttataaaaaaaaaattcgggAGAGGGGTAAATGGAGAAAATAAAAGAAGGGCAGGGAAGGGTACAAAAAATAAAGACGGGGGAAAGAACACATCCATTTAGAATTTTACCTAGCAAATCATCTTATAACATTCATACACATAGTCAGTATATATAGAAGTTTTTACAACAAAATTAGGTGGGTATTAATATTTGGTTGACCAACACCCAAAATCCACAGCAACCACACCTTCTGGAAATCTGTGCATGTATCATTGTTAAGACTAACCAATTTTTCCATGCAGCAAATCTcccagactttatttttaactttagggATTGAGGGGATAGTTGGTTGTTtcccttttttttaaaggattaatgtcatcaaaagggagggaagccatccaatcaggtagtatatgcttcactccctttaagatgacgtcaccagcaaaaacaaaatggcccttgagggcataggtaaccacactggcaatcaatgggtgtattggctagtattgtgtttgaatgtttattgggggtagagggaatgtgtgaaggtggtatttggcccatggtaggtgtttatgcctactgggtgggtagcgggaggggttaaccccttaattaccttagcagtagtaactgctaagttaatgaaggggttaactcctctcgcaattctcccggtaggcctaaacacccaccatgggccaaataccaccttcacccaccacttctacccacaataaaccgggcactggtatttaatcccctcattaccttagcgattagccgctacggtaatgaagctgcctgtaaatctatttttattacataggatggaagccaggggtctccagagctggtattaatgcgggtcagctccggagactcccggcttcaatccgatgcagtcaAAAATGAATTTTTCTTCTAAGTCACACTGCCGATCCCATCACAGCCGCGATGTGACTTTTTTTGAGCTCCTGCTCGGTTTGTCTGAGCGGGAGCGCTACCagtcagggagaagcacttctcaagTGAGTTTGGCATACTACCGAAGCCTCCTGAATAACTACCTATGCCAACTCGTTTGAGAAGTGTTCAAAAAGCCTGATGAGTTAGTTATTGAAGCTAGTAGAATGAGACCCTGTGAGACAAGGGGGGCAGAAGAGCCCACAAAACACCACCATAATGTAATACCATTGATTTATTATGAGAATACAGATGAATAAAAATGGTCATAAAAAAATCATATGAAAACACAATCACATAAAAGGCAATGTCACATTTGctaacaattttttttacatcgtcTTTTATGTGATTGAGTTTTTTCATATGATTTTTTAATGACCATTTTTATTCATCTGTATTCTCATAATAAATCAAGCGTGatgcactattgtggtgttttgttTGCTCTTCTGCCCCCCTCGTCTTCTACTTTTTATTTGACTTGTCTTTCTCAATCAGGTGTTAAAGAAATAAGGATGGAGTACagaaactaaaaaataaaaaaaggga
Coding sequences within:
- the LOC142463810 gene encoding LOW QUALITY PROTEIN: sec1 family domain-containing protein 2-like (The sequence of the model RefSeq protein was modified relative to this genomic sequence to represent the inferred CDS: inserted 1 base in 1 codon), which encodes MDQLGVLSLSALPEPQTATFVALVNSYIYNAQGASAPNERRDPALVQPKALFVVSCTLRGRALDVVQDVVSQSSFQYCVLVTAVRPGEAEGAXQQLEDQLCEWMGNMNFMAEVMWAPLLLAPIAPHLLLAPAFSSLFPLLPGGELQALNCSWPDKKRILGLGDVELPSLPPELQLHIRSLVSGHNHLMEGIGVREECFSVGHLSTIIAGELTSYPQARNRRKLRYLALKILMPFVVFGPRHLLLYLYPHPHHSQLQTLHTSPQIQHSPTQSQITLLWIQLSQMHVKMSKSQHEKDAD